A window of Pseudomonadota bacterium genomic DNA:
CTGCCGCCGGACAGCTTTGGCTGGCGGGCCGTGGAGAATAAGTTTCGGAATCTGTTGGAGGGGTACGGATTTGCCGAGTTGCGCCTGGCCTTTCTTGAACCGACGGAACTTTTTGCCCGCAGTATCGGCGGCGACACGGATATCGTTGAAAAAGAGATGTATACTTTTCTTGATCGCTCGGATCGTTCCTTGACTCTAAGACCAGAAGGTACGGCTTCGGTGGTTCGTGCATTCAATCAGTATTCTCTTGATAAGATCAATGAAATCAATAAATTGTACTACGTAGGTCCGATGTTTCGATATGAGAGACCGCAAAAGGGACGCTATCGTCAATTTCATCAGCTGGGGGCCGAGGTTTTTGGCGAAGCAAGTTATTACCAGGATGCCGAAACCCTGATCATGCTGGCACAGTTCTTTCATGCAGTTTCGGTTGAAGGAACGGTGCTCCATCTTAACAGTTTAGGCTGCGAAGATTGCCGTCCGGCATATCGGGATACGCTACGGTCCTATCTGGTCGCAGACCAGGAGAAACTTTGTCCTGACTGTCGGCGGCGGCTGGCGGAGAATCCGTTGCGGGCTTTGGATTGCAAAAATTCGCAATGTCGCGAAGTGGCGCTCGGGGCTCCCTTGATCAGCGAAACTCTCTGCCCGGATTGTAACGCGCATTTCAGTGGTCTTTGTCAGCTGCTTGATGGGGTTGGTCTCAAATATCAGATAAATCCTTATCTGGTGCGCGGTCTGGATTATTATACGCGGACAACCTTTGAGTTTCTGGCCGGCGATCTCGGAGCCCAGAATGCGGTGGCTGCCGGCGGTCGCTACGACCGCCTGGTCGAAGAGCTTGGCGGGCGGTCGACTCCGGCTTTTGGTTTCGCGATCGGTTTCGAGCGTCTGATGATGCTGATTGACAGCCGTAGCCTTCCTTTGCCGTCATCGTTTGCCGCCCTGATTCCTATTGGTGCGGAGGCCCTTCGGGAACTTTTTCCGATCCATGTTGATCTTAATCGTGAAGCGGCAATGACAACTCTGTTTTTTCAGCCGAAAAGTCTCAAGAGTCAGATGAAAAAGGCCGATAAAGATGGTGTCAGATATACGGTCATCGTCGGTTCCGATGAGCTGAGAGAGAGAGAGGCTTTGTGCCGGAATATGCAGACCAGGGAACAGTTTAAACTGCCTCTTGATCGATTGGGGGAGGCTCTGCGGGAGCTTTACCATGAGCATTGAAGGAATCGATACGGTCGGGGCCGGTAAGCTTGCCGGTGAAGTAAAAAAAACAGTTTCCGAGCGCAGCGCGGAGAAGGCTGATTTTAGTCGGTTACTGGAGCGTGAACTGAAGAATCAGGATACGGGAGCGGTTGCGGCCAGATCGACGTCGCCGATTTTTGCGACTTTTCCGGTTTATGAGCTGGCTGATCTTGATGGCCTTCCTGATTCTTTTGATCTGCGCGAAAGAGGGATAAAAGATACGGAACAGCTGATCGATATTCTCGATAAATATCGTCAGGGTCTGAACCGCGAAGGGTTGAATCCGGAAAACATGAAGGAGACGGTTCGAGTCTTGGATCAGGTTTCAAAAGGGATGATGGAATATATCAACCAGGTTGAACATCATGATTTGCTGGAGTTGATGCAGCATTCACTGGTCATGGCCAGGGTAGAGGTGGAAAAATACAGTCGAGGAGATTATTCATAGGCGATCAGTATAGAGTATAACTTTACGGCCCGGAGACGTTTAATCTAATCGGTAAACCGCCCTGAATGGGTTTCCCTGCGTGAGCCAGTGCCTTTTTATTTTCCCGGAAAACTGCATGCGACCCGTTACGAGGAGGTCTACCAGCGCTTGAGTCTGCTTGAGCGCCTGATGTTGTTGCGCGAGTTTATTGGGGTAACCTACCGTCGGCGTTTTCTCTTCTTTCAAGATCAGCCGGTTTCAACCCCTTTCGCTTTTCGTCGTAACCTTGCCATCGCGGCTGACCGGCAATTTCGTCGTCTTGTAATCAGTCGGCGGATCTGGCGTCATCATGAGGTTCTGCGTCCTTATCTGAACCTTATTTTTCGCCATTTTCTCTTCGGTTTTCTGGTGCAGAGCTTTCGGCGCGCTCACCTCGCACAGCTCATGCCGGCTCCTGCTCCCGGCAGCTATTACGACTTTTTCCCAAATCTGCTTTCCCTGCTCTGGTTTAATCGTCATCGTGACCGCTGTCAGGCTGTCATCGATCAGCTGCTGACGCAGGTTATCGATGACTCCCAGCGCAGTCTCTATGTTTTTGCGCTGCTGACGATTTCCCGTTTTCATGAAATATTTGCACCGAGTTTCGAGGAAATCGAAAGCCTGGCCGCTCAGGTCAGAGCTTGCAGCCGACCGGGCGGCACGCCCCTCGGGATCGAGCTTGAATTCAGTAATCTGGGCCGCTTTGCGACCTTTGATGCGCCTTTCAAGTCCGGTTGCAGCGATCCTTTGTTTCAGAATATGAAGTTTTATGAGGCTTTCTATCTGGATGATGTCTCCTGGCGTTTAGGTGGTTACCTTGATACCCATATCCGCGGACTTAATCTGCTCTCGCTGCCGCGAATCACGGCCCAGCCCGGAGGGTTTTATGAATACTCTATGGTTCGGCTTGATTATCCGTACAGCTTTTCAATGCCCCTGTCCCAGGATCCCGGACTGGTGGCCCTCTATATTGAAGAGGCCATTGATTTCGTCAGTGAAATCAAACCACACAGCCTGCATATCAATATTGAAAAAACCGGGCTCGGTCATTGTCGGCCTGAGCTGACGGATTATCTTTGTCTGCTTCTGCTGGGCGGCGATCTTGAGCGGGATGAACGAGGCCGGTGGCGGGAGCGCAGGCTGGCGGATAATGAATTGCGCGGGGTTATTCAGCGGCGTAAACATCGCCCGGCGGCGGGGGCAAAAGCCAAGGAAGTGGTTGAATACTCTTTTCTTCGACTCTGGCGTCCTGGACAGCGCGATTATGGTTATTTACCGGTGTTGATGGCTTGCAAGGGTTTTCAATTTGGTTACAACATGGAGCTCAGCTGTCGGGATCAGGTCCAGGCGATGATGGCCTGGGCACATGATCCGCAGCCCTTGGCGAAGACCGCAATCGACCATTTTGTGGAAAACTTGGCGCGGGGTTGGGAGCGCGAGGGGGCCCATCCCCGGGAGCTGCGCCAACAGGTTGCCGGGGAATTGCGTTCAATCCTGGAACGCCGCAATGCCATGTTAGAATAAGCTTGCCGGGCAGGGGACTGTTCTTCGAGGAAAGAACCGAAGGATAGTCACAAAGTTAAATGCTTTTCAGAATTATTCTGGCATCGACCACATTTACCCCCTGTTCATAGGCGATTACCGGGTTGAGATCCATTTCCTGAATCTCCGGATATGAGCCGATGATTTCCGAGACGGTAAGCAGCAGTCGTTTGATGGCTTTGCGGTCAATTTGGGGTTGGCCGCGAAAACCATCCAGCAGCTTGACCGATTTTATTTCGTCAATCATGCTCTTGGCGGAATATGGGGAAATCGGTAAGACGCGAAAGACCACGTCTTTTAAAACTTCCACCATGATGCCTCCGATGCCGAACATGATCACCGGTCCGAACTGGTCGTCAATTTTGGTGCCGACGATAATCTCCAATCCTTCGTTGGCCATCGGTGCGACCAGAATCCCTTTAATCTCGGCTTCCGGGTTGAATTCCCGGGCCTTGCCGATGATTTCCCTGTAGGCGTTGCGAATCTCCTCGGGCTTTTGCAGATTGAGGCGCACTCCGCCGGCCTCGCTTTTATGTAGAATATCGGGTGAAACAATTTTCATTACGACCTTTTCAGGAAAAGCGGCCGCCAGGGTCACGGCCTGTTCCGGAGACTGAGCCAGACAATCCTGGCAGACCATGCCGCCATGCAGACTGATGAGTTCCTTGGCTTCATGTTCGAGCAGAGCGGTGCGGCCCTCGGCCCGGGCCCTATGCATGATATCCCGACCTCTGGGTTTAGCCTTGGCCCCCAGGTTGAAGACGAATTTAGCCTTGGCTTTGTAGCCCCGAAGGTATCCTCCATATTCAGCCAGAACCCCGGTTGCCTTGCAGGCGAGTTCCAGGGAATCAAAAACCGGAATGCCGTAATAACGGAGAAGATCGAGGGAATGGGGTTTGGCGAAGCAGTAAAGTGAGTGCATGACGATGGGTTTGCCGGTTTCCTTGACCAGCTTGCCGAACTGATGGGCGGCGTCCTCTTCGGCAAAAGCCAGGCTTTCGGAAAAGCGGATGCTGTAGCCTCCGAACAGGCCAACGACCAGAAGGCCACCGATATTGGGATCATGCAGCAGAATGCGAGCGCATTGAGCCAAAATCTCCGGATTGTCGTCGGCGCCGCCGGCAACGTCGACAGGATTGAGAAGTGAGGCCGCCGCCGGTAAAATCGCCTGGAGTTTCTCTTTGGTTCTGGGGCTGATTTCGGGAAGGTTGACTTGTAAATCGCTGAGTTCGTCGGCTCCGATCGTGGCGTGGCCGCCGCCGTCGGCCAGAATCGCGACCTGGTTGTTTTTGATGGGCGGCAGGTTGGCCAGGGCTTCGGTACAGGGCAGAAGCTCATCCGATTTCTCAACCACGATTATTCCCGCTCTCTTAAAAGCCGTGCGGGAGACCTCGGACATGCCGGCCAGAGCTCCGGTGTGGGATCCGGCTGATCGTTTACCGGTGATCGAACGTCCGCTTTTCAGAAGGATGATCGGTTTCTTGCGAGTGGTCTGATAGGCCTGCTGAAGAAACTTGCGGCCGTTGCGCAGGCCTTCAACATACATCAGGATCGCCTTCGTGTTTGCATCATTTTCAAAAAATTCAAGATATTCATGGAAATTAATGTCGGATTCATTGCCGACTCCGACATAATAGGAAAATCCGGCCCGACTTTTAATTCTGGCTTCGGTGATCATGGTCAGGGCCATGTTGCCGCTTTGCGAGATCAGGGCGATATTCCCTTTCGGGGCATCCCGCAGACCAACCAGATTCAGGTTTTTATGCATATTGATCATGCCCGAGGTGTTGGGGCCGATCAGGCGAAGGTTATGTTCACGGGCGCTGCTTACGATTTCGGCTTCAAACTCTTTGCCCTGAACGCCGAGTTCGCCAAAGCCCCCGGCGATAATTACCACGCCGGCCACGCCTTTGCGGCCGCAGTCCTCAATGATTCCCGGCAGGGTTTTAGCCGGAGTGGTGACCAGCACCAGATCGACCGGATCCGGAATCGCGGAAACAGAGGCATAGCAGGGCACTCCAAGGACACTTTCTAATTTGGGATTGACCCCGTAAATCCGGCCTTCGTATTTTTCTTCAAGAAGAATGCGGATGGCCTGGTAGCCGCGTTTGGTAATGGTCTTGGAAGCTCCGACAATCGCGATCGAGTTGGCATTAAGGATTTTTTTATCAAGCATTTT
This region includes:
- a CDS encoding histidine--tRNA ligase, with product MPPDSFGWRAVENKFRNLLEGYGFAELRLAFLEPTELFARSIGGDTDIVEKEMYTFLDRSDRSLTLRPEGTASVVRAFNQYSLDKINEINKLYYVGPMFRYERPQKGRYRQFHQLGAEVFGEASYYQDAETLIMLAQFFHAVSVEGTVLHLNSLGCEDCRPAYRDTLRSYLVADQEKLCPDCRRRLAENPLRALDCKNSQCREVALGAPLISETLCPDCNAHFSGLCQLLDGVGLKYQINPYLVRGLDYYTRTTFEFLAGDLGAQNAVAAGGRYDRLVEELGGRSTPAFGFAIGFERLMMLIDSRSLPLPSSFAALIPIGAEALRELFPIHVDLNREAAMTTLFFQPKSLKSQMKKADKDGVRYTVIVGSDELREREALCRNMQTREQFKLPLDRLGEALRELYHEH
- a CDS encoding acyl-CoA synthetase — translated: MLDKKILNANSIAIVGASKTITKRGYQAIRILLEEKYEGRIYGVNPKLESVLGVPCYASVSAIPDPVDLVLVTTPAKTLPGIIEDCGRKGVAGVVIIAGGFGELGVQGKEFEAEIVSSAREHNLRLIGPNTSGMINMHKNLNLVGLRDAPKGNIALISQSGNMALTMITEARIKSRAGFSYYVGVGNESDINFHEYLEFFENDANTKAILMYVEGLRNGRKFLQQAYQTTRKKPIILLKSGRSITGKRSAGSHTGALAGMSEVSRTAFKRAGIIVVEKSDELLPCTEALANLPPIKNNQVAILADGGGHATIGADELSDLQVNLPEISPRTKEKLQAILPAAASLLNPVDVAGGADDNPEILAQCARILLHDPNIGGLLVVGLFGGYSIRFSESLAFAEEDAAHQFGKLVKETGKPIVMHSLYCFAKPHSLDLLRYYGIPVFDSLELACKATGVLAEYGGYLRGYKAKAKFVFNLGAKAKPRGRDIMHRARAEGRTALLEHEAKELISLHGGMVCQDCLAQSPEQAVTLAAAFPEKVVMKIVSPDILHKSEAGGVRLNLQKPEEIRNAYREIIGKAREFNPEAEIKGILVAPMANEGLEIIVGTKIDDQFGPVIMFGIGGIMVEVLKDVVFRVLPISPYSAKSMIDEIKSVKLLDGFRGQPQIDRKAIKRLLLTVSEIIGSYPEIQEMDLNPVIAYEQGVNVVDARIILKSI